In Longimicrobiales bacterium, the genomic window GCGAGCGTCTGGACGGAGAACATCAATCTTGCCCTCGACGTCGCACCGAAGCTGAAGGCGGGCACGGTATGGATCAACTCCACGAACGTGTTCGACGCGGCGTCCGGTTTCGGCGGTTACCGTGAGAGCGGGTTCGGCCGGGAGGGCGGCAAGGAAGGACTCTACGAGTATGTGAAGCCGGCATGGCAGAGCCGTGCGGAGCAGTCGAAGACGGCCGACAGGAAGAAGGCGAAGGCGGGGCGGGAGCGAGACGATGGGTCGTCGTCCGCTGAAGGGCCGCCGATAGACCGTACCGCAAAGCTCTACATAGGGGGGAAGCAGGCACGTCCCGACTCCGGCTACAGTCTGCCGGTGCACGATCGACACGGCCGGGTCGTTGCCGAGGTAGGGCAGGGCAACCGCAAGGACGTGCGCAACGCCGTGGAGGCCGCGCACGGGTCGGGATGGCCGAAGCAGACGGGTCACAACCGCGCCCAGGTACTGTACTACCTCGCGGAGAACATGGCCGCGCGCGCGGACGAGCTGTCGCAGCGGCTCCGGCTCTTCACAGACAGGGATGCGGACGCCGCCGATGAAGTGCAGTTGTCGATCGAGCGGCTCTTCTTCTACGCCGCCTACGCGGACAAGTGGGAGAGCCGCGTGCACCAGACGCCCTACCGCATGATCACGCTTGCCATGCGTGAACCGGTCGGCGTACTCGGCATTGTCTGCCCCGACGAACGGCCGTTGCTCGGATTCATCGCCACCATCGCACCGGCCCTGGCACTCGGTAACTGCGTGATCGCCGTGCCGTCGGAGACGGCGCCGCTGCTCGCCACGGACTTTTACCAGATCGCCGACACGTCCGACCTGCCCGCGGGGGCGCTCAACATCGTTACCGGCCGGCGGGCGGATCTCGTGCCACACCTCGCCGCCCATGATGATGTGGCCGGACTCTGGTACTTCCCGCTCGATGACGGCGGCGGCGATGTGGAGCGACGCGCGGCCGCCAACATGAAGCGCACGTGGATCGCCGGCCCGCGCGACTGGACGGCCCCCGGCCAGGGTGCGGGCGAGGAGTTTCTGCGGCATGCGACGGAAATCAAGAACATCTGGGTGCCGTACGGCGAATGAGCGAGCCCGCCGTCGAAGGCGTCACCCGCCTGCGGGTGCGGTATGGTGAAACGGACCAGATGGGATTCGTGTATCACCCGAACTACCTGGTCTGGTGCGAGATCGGCCGCACCGAGCTGATGCGTGAGCTGGGGGTCGCGTACGCGGACATCGAGCGGCGCGGGATCCGTCTCGCAGTGGCGGAAGCGTCCCTCAGGTACGCGCGTGCCGCGCAGTACGATGATCCGATTCGCGTGGTCACACGGGTGAGCGCGGCACAGTCGCGGACCGTGACGTTCGACTACGAAGTCCACCGCGAAAGCGATGAAGGTACCGAGCTCCTTGCCACGGCCCGGACGAAGTTGATAGCCATCGATGAGAGCGGCTCCACCCGGCGTCTGCCGCAGGATCTGCTCGAAAGGTTCCGTGATTCTGCCATTGTCCCTTAGGATCTGTCTGCCGTGCATCGCCGTTCTCGCGGCTGCGTGCGCGCGACCCACTGTCGTCGCGCCGGAGCCGCCTGATGCGGACGGGATCGTTCAGCTCGATGAGGCAGGGGTCACCGCGCTCGGCGCGCTGCTGCGCATGGAGGACGCGCGCGTGCTGGACACCGCGCTGGTCGCCGCTCAGCTGTCGTCGCCGACCGCGGAGGTGCGTGCTCGCGCGGCACTGGCTGCGGCCCGCACCGGTGATCGTGCTGCCACGCCCCTGCTGCTGCGCGCCCTCGCGGACAGCGCGGCCACCGTGCGCAGGCGCGCGGCGTTTGCACTCGGCGAGCTCGGCGACACCAGCCTGGCCGTAGTTGATGGACTGATGGCTGTCGCCCTGCGCGACCGCGCGGCGCCCGCCGCGGAAGCCATCGCCGCCATCGGCCGACTCGGCGCAGGCACGGGTCGCACGGCCGTGGATTCGATCCTGGCGCGGACCGGCGGTGCGGTGAGCGTCCTGCATGAGACGCTGCTGGCCGCCTGGCGGCTCCCGCGCGATGGCGCGACGATCCAGGCGATCGCACGTTGGACATCGTCCGACGACCCGGAGGTGCGCTGGCGCGCCGCGTACGCGCTTGCCCGCAATCCGTCACCCGACGCCATCGCGTCTCTCCTGTCTGCCGTGGACGATGTCGACCCGCGCGTCCGCTCGTACGCCGTGCGCGGCCTGAGGTCCGCCCAGGCCGACAGTGCCGGCATGCGTGAGCGTGCGCTCGCGGTCCTCCTCGATGCAGCACGCGATCCGCATCCGCACGTCCGGACCAACGCCATCGGGCTGCTTGCAGGATATCGGACGAGCCAGCGCACGACGCCCGTGCTCGCACACGCGCTCGCGGACTCGGTAGCCAACGTTGCCGTCGCGGCGGCGCAGGCGCTGGCACAGTCCGACGATCGTGCGTCGACCGGGGCACTGCGCGACGCGACGGCGTCCGGACGGCCGGACGGCCTGCGGACGGCCGCTCTGCACGCATGGATGAGCGTGGACAGCGCTACGGCAGCACCCGTCGCCCTCGAGTGGGCGGACTCCAGCCGGTGGCTTCTGCGCATGCATGCGGCGCGCGCGCTCGGCCGTGCGCGCCCCGCCGATGCCGCGCCGGCGCTGCGGCGTCTTGCACGCGACGAGCACCCCCTGGTGGCCGGGGAAGCCCTCGCAGCCGTCCGCTCCATCTCCGACTCCATTGCCGACGCACGCCGCATCTTCATCGAGCAGCTCGGTGCGGCGCATCCCCTCGTTCGAGCTGCCGCCACGCGCGGGATGAGCTCGTCGGCCGGCGCGGCCGACCTCGACCTTCTGCTCCAGGCCTATGATCGCGCACGCCAGGACTCCGTACGTGATGCCGCCATTGCGGCCGTCCAGGCATTGGCGAGAGCCCGTCGCGCCGGCGTGCCGGTCGAGCGCACGTTCTTTCTGCGCTTCGGCGAATTCGGCGCACCGTCCGATGCTGCCGTTCACCGCCTGATCAGGGACAGCATCGGCGAGCCGCCCGAGGCGTGGGGTGAGCCGCGCCCGACAATCCGTGTGCAGCCTGCTGCGTTCTATGAGGGAATCATTCGCACGTACGTCGCCCCCGTGCTGGCCGGCGCACCACCGGCCCGGGTCATCATCGCGACGACGCACGGCGATATCGTGCTCGAGCTCGCTTCCGCGGACGCGCCGCTCACCGTGCACAACTTCATCTCACTGATCGAGCGCGGCTACTACGCCGGTACACGGTGGCACCGGGTCGTGCCGAACTTCGTGATCCAGGACGGTGACCCGCGCGGCGATGGTAGTGGCGGCCCCGGCTACGCCATTCGCGACGAGATCAATCCGCTTCGCTATATGCGTGGCACGCTCGGTATGGCGCTGTCCGGTCCCGACACGGGTGGCAGCCAGTATTTCATCACGCATTCGCCCCAGCCACACCTCGACGGCGGCTACACCGTGTTCGGCCGCGTCATCGATGGCATGGATGCCGTGGACCGGGTGGTGCAGGATGATCCGATCCTTTCCATGCGGGTCCTCCGATGACGCATTGGCTCCGTCCGGCCGCGGCCATCGCCATCCTGTGCGCACTCTGCGCAGCGCCGCTCGGCGCGCAGACGGTGCCGTTCGGGAAGAACAAGATCCAGTACGAGAACTTCGACTGGCATGTGCTCGCCGGCGAGCATCTCGACGTCTACTACTATCCGGAGGAGGAGGACGTCGCACGCCTCGCCCTCGCCTATGCCGAGGAGACGTACGCGTTTCTGGAGGAAAAATTCCAGCACCACCCGTTCCGACGGATTCCGCTGATCGTCTACTCCTCCGACACGCACTTCGAGCAGACGAACATCCTTCCGATCAACATCCCCGAGGGTGTGCTCGGTTTCACGGAGTATCTGAAGCGGCGTGTCGCACTGCCTTTCCGCGGCGATTACGAGCAGTTCCGCAGCACGCTCAGGCATGAGCTCGTACACGCGTTTCAGCTGTCGAAGCTGACGGAGACGTCGCGGCTGCAGGGGCGGCAGCGGGGTGTGTCACCACAGCGGATCCATCCGTGGTCGGAGGGGCTGGCAGAGTTCTGGTCGAGCGCACAGACCACCG contains:
- a CDS encoding aldehyde dehydrogenase family protein, with protein sequence GETGAALVAHDGVAKIAFTGSTDVGRIIRTATAGSGKKLSLELGGKSPFIVFDDADLDSAVEGLVDAIWFNQGQVCCAGSRILVHEGTAERLTAKLRARMERLRVGDPLDKGVDIGAIVAPVQLERIDSLVRQGIEEGATMWQPSWSCPEEGYFFPPTLFTDVAPAATISQVEIFGPVVVLMTFRTHAEAVELANNTRYGLAASVWTENINLALDVAPKLKAGTVWINSTNVFDAASGFGGYRESGFGREGGKEGLYEYVKPAWQSRAEQSKTADRKKAKAGRERDDGSSSAEGPPIDRTAKLYIGGKQARPDSGYSLPVHDRHGRVVAEVGQGNRKDVRNAVEAAHGSGWPKQTGHNRAQVLYYLAENMAARADELSQRLRLFTDRDADAADEVQLSIERLFFYAAYADKWESRVHQTPYRMITLAMREPVGVLGIVCPDERPLLGFIATIAPALALGNCVIAVPSETAPLLATDFYQIADTSDLPAGALNIVTGRRADLVPHLAAHDDVAGLWYFPLDDGGGDVERRAAANMKRTWIAGPRDWTAPGQGAGEEFLRHATEIKNIWVPYGE
- a CDS encoding thioesterase family protein — its product is MSEPAVEGVTRLRVRYGETDQMGFVYHPNYLVWCEIGRTELMRELGVAYADIERRGIRLAVAEASLRYARAAQYDDPIRVVTRVSAAQSRTVTFDYEVHRESDEGTELLATARTKLIAIDESGSTRRLPQDLLERFRDSAIVP
- a CDS encoding peptidylprolyl isomerase; translated protein: MILPLSLRICLPCIAVLAAACARPTVVAPEPPDADGIVQLDEAGVTALGALLRMEDARVLDTALVAAQLSSPTAEVRARAALAAARTGDRAATPLLLRALADSAATVRRRAAFALGELGDTSLAVVDGLMAVALRDRAAPAAEAIAAIGRLGAGTGRTAVDSILARTGGAVSVLHETLLAAWRLPRDGATIQAIARWTSSDDPEVRWRAAYALARNPSPDAIASLLSAVDDVDPRVRSYAVRGLRSAQADSAGMRERALAVLLDAARDPHPHVRTNAIGLLAGYRTSQRTTPVLAHALADSVANVAVAAAQALAQSDDRASTGALRDATASGRPDGLRTAALHAWMSVDSATAAPVALEWADSSRWLLRMHAARALGRARPADAAPALRRLARDEHPLVAGEALAAVRSISDSIADARRIFIEQLGAAHPLVRAAATRGMSSSAGAADLDLLLQAYDRARQDSVRDAAIAAVQALARARRAGVPVERTFFLRFGEFGAPSDAAVHRLIRDSIGEPPEAWGEPRPTIRVQPAAFYEGIIRTYVAPVLAGAPPARVIIATTHGDIVLELASADAPLTVHNFISLIERGYYAGTRWHRVVPNFVIQDGDPRGDGSGGPGYAIRDEINPLRYMRGTLGMALSGPDTGGSQYFITHSPQPHLDGGYTVFGRVIDGMDAVDRVVQDDPILSMRVLR